A DNA window from Bacillus andreraoultii contains the following coding sequences:
- a CDS encoding nucleotidyltransferase-like protein, with product MDNFVRTLYQERASLPSTVGVLLIESAEQLLTTTDTFDSVLLIISTDKEPELLVKHYSYEGTKLALYSIYENKLREWLMAGSNRKIYDWLLNGKILFDRNDSLQQLIQDLNDFPFHERKLRIGLEFSKLIRRYADGKKLYEQKHYFDAYNHVIHSLHHLARLSLIEKGFHPEVTVWNQVKNLEPEIYKMYNELINSNEAIDKRLELLFLASEFYLHMRTDLGSSHIIEVLSRKSMWSIQEIIEEKELKLYSVDICVLLEYLVDKGYLDIILEESKGKSIYHRYYTTKNF from the coding sequence TTAATCGAAAGTGCAGAACAATTGCTTACAACAACGGATACATTTGACTCCGTGCTATTAATAATATCTACTGATAAGGAACCGGAACTACTTGTGAAACATTATAGTTATGAAGGAACAAAACTGGCCCTTTATAGTATTTATGAAAATAAATTAAGAGAATGGCTCATGGCTGGATCGAATCGGAAAATATATGATTGGTTATTAAATGGAAAAATACTTTTTGATCGTAATGATTCACTTCAACAGTTAATACAAGACTTGAATGATTTTCCGTTCCATGAAAGAAAGCTACGAATTGGATTAGAATTTTCGAAGTTAATTAGAAGATATGCAGATGGTAAAAAGCTATATGAACAAAAGCACTATTTTGATGCATATAATCATGTTATTCACTCTCTTCATCATTTAGCGAGGTTATCATTAATTGAAAAAGGATTTCACCCGGAAGTGACGGTTTGGAATCAAGTGAAGAACTTAGAACCAGAGATTTATAAAATGTATAATGAACTCATTAATAGTAATGAAGCGATTGATAAAAGGTTGGAGCTTTTATTTTTAGCAAGTGAATTTTATCTACATATGCGAACAGATCTTGGCAGTTCACATATTATTGAAGTGTTGAGTAGAAAGTCAATGTGGTCAATACAGGAAATTATTGAGGAAAAAGAATTGAAGCTTTACTCGGTAGACATTTGTGTCCTTCTAGAATATTTAGTTGATAAGGGATATTTAGACATTATTTTAGAAGAATCGAAAGGGAAGTCGATATACCACAGATACTATACGACTAAGAATTTTTGA